The Thermococcus eurythermalis genomic sequence CTTTTAGGAGGGCAACCGAGAGGTTTTTAAATCCCTTCCCAAAATGGAGCCCTGGGCGATGGCGTCCGCCCGGGGCTTCGAGCCCGAACCGCCCGAAAGGGCTGATGACGCCTGTTCTCCGCTAAAAGCTTGGGAGGCGGTAGAATGGGCTCGAAGCTTCGCAGACTTGGACGTTACGTTAACGTCAATGCCGTCTTACGCTACGTTGAGGAGAGACGGCACGAGGACGGTGGGTACTGCTTCGTGAGCGTACTCAGTGACACCAACGTGAACGACACCTACTACGCGGTCAAAATCTACAAGCTCCTCGGTCTAGAGTTCCCCAAACCTGAGAAAACGATTGAGTTCCTGGCCAGCGCAATTCAGCCGCAGACGGCCGTGGTTGCGATAGCGATGGCCCTCGAAGGCCTCGCCCTGCTTGGGGCAAAGGACACAGCGAGGGAGAAGACTGAGATAGTCTTCACCAAGTACAATCCTTCAGAAGGCAAGTTCGCCGTTGGGCTGGGTGGAAGCGAGGAGTTCGGGACGGCAACGCCCCTCGAAGCCACCTACTGGGTCACTAAGGCTTTTGATGCAGTTGGCTTGAAGTTCAACCCAGATGAGAGAGATGCCATAAGGGAGTTCGTGATGAAGTTCCGCAACGGAAACGGCTACGGCGTCAAGCAACCAACGACGACGATGACATACCAGGCGCTCTTCACCCTCTATATCCTCGGCTACCGGCCGCCCAAGAGCCCACACTTCAGGAACTGCGAGCTCTGCGGTGACTGGGGCGGCTTCACCGAGGTGCCCTACAGCCTTCCCCCGTACCTTGAGCCAACCTTCTACGCTACAAGGGGACTGGAGCTTCAGGACGAAACGCCAACCTGCCCAAGAAGGCACGTCTGGTTCATACGCCAGCTTTGGAACTCCAACGGCGGCTTCAGGAGGAGCCTTGAGCTCGGAATATCCAACTTTCAGAACACCTACCGCGCATTGGCAGTGGTTGACTTCATGAGCAGGTTCGTGTGAGGAGAACTGCCCTACCCACTCAGGAGAAATAAGACCAAAGTAAAAACCCGCGATGAAACCCAAAAATTTAAATGTTCCATCTTCGCTGGAGATGAGAGTCTTCTCAAAAGAGCGAGATAAGCAAAAGGAGAGGTGAGACAATGAACCCGAAAATAGCGACCGCAGTAATGCTCGGCGGCGCTCTCGGTGCACTGGCGAGGTTCTACATCTCGGGGCTGCTCCCAGTGTATAAAGACTTCCCCGTGGGAACCCTGCTAGTGAATTCCATGGCCAGCCTCATACTAGGCTACCTCTACGGCCTGCTCTTCTGGGGAGTGGACGTCCCGGCTGACTGGAGGGCTTTCTTTGGGACTGGCTTCTGCGGTGCGCTGAGCACGTTTTCCACGTTCTCCTACGAGACATTCTCACTCCTCCGCGAGAGGGAGTACATCATAGCCGGCCTCAACGTCCTGGCAAACGTTTTTGTAACCATAAGCCTAGTATTTATAGGGTTTATCCTGGCCCGGAGGTGAGTCAATGGTCGAAGTTGAGCACTGGAACACGCTCCGCCTTCGCATCTACATAGGTGAGAACGACCGCTGGAACGGAAGGCCCCTCTACAAGGTGATAGTTGAGAAGCTCCGCGAGATGGGTATGGCGGGGGCCACCGTTTACAGGGGCATATACGGCTTCGGAAAGAAGAGCAGAGTTCATTCAAGCGACGTCATGAGGCTTTCAACTGACCTACCAATCGTCATTGAAGTAGTTGACAGGGGTTATAAGATAGAAAAGGCAATATGCGAAATCAAGCCGATGATTAAAGACGGAATGATAACGGTCGAGCCGACCATTGTTGTGTGGGTCGGAACACAGGAAGAAGTCAAAAAGTTTGAAGATGACGCCGTTCATGAAGAGTAAAGACATAACCTAAAGATTAATAAGACTGCTAGACTATTACATGACATACTAAATGACATACTAAATGTAAGCTGTACATGTGGGGGGTCAAATATGGTGTTACTGGAGTTCGAAGTACCCCTAAAAAGACTCAACGACGTCATGGACGTCATAGTTAGAGAGGACTCCAAGCTCCAGAGAGTTTACTACCGCGAGGACACGAACAGCGTTATTATACGGACGGTGGTCTCAAAGAGCGCCCTCCAGGTGTTCCTCCTCAAGCTCGCCGCAGTCGTTGATGTCCCCGTTGAGGTTACAATAGTCGATGAGAGGGAAGTCGGCAAGGCAATTCACGAGGCCTTCCTTGTCAGGGTGGATGTTGCAGAGAAGTCCTACCCCGTCGCCATACTGCTCCTGTACAACATCAGCAAGTTCTATCCGGACACCCTGATAGTGGGCACCTCCGCAGACGCTCCCCGCGAGCTTATAGACGCAGTCCTCAACCTGACGATTGGTAAAATCAACCTTCTCAAAGCAGAGAAGGTCAGGAGCTCAATAATCGAGGACGGGCTTTTCGTCCAGTTCAGAACCAGCGTGGCAAACGCCTCTACTAATGGTGTTGTCTTTGTGTGACACAGTCAGAAGTTTCTTAACTTCCCCTCCCAACCTTTTCTGGTGGTCGTGATGCTTCACCACGTCAAACTTATCCACGCAACGAAGAGCAGGAAGCTCGTCGGTAAGAAAATAGTCCTCGCTATTCCAGGAAGCATAGCGGCAGTGGAGTGCGTCAAGCTCGCTAGGGAGCTGATAAGGCACGGCGCCGAGGTTCACGCGGTCATGAGCGAGAACGCCCAGAAGATAATCCATCCCTACGCGATGGAGTTCGCTACGGGGAACCCGGTAGTGACGGAAATCACGGGCTTCATCGAGCACGTTGAACTGGCTGGAGAACACGAGAACAAGGCAGACCTGGTACTCGTCTGTCCAGCAACGGCCAACACGATAGGGAAGATTGCCAACGGCATAGATGACACGCCGGTTACGACCGTTGTAACGACGGCTTTCGCCCACACACCCATTATGATTGCCCCAGCAATGCACTCCACAATGTACCAGCACCCGATAGTCGTTGAGAACATTGAGAAGCTTAAGAAACTTGGTGTAGAGTTCATAGGGCCAAGATTTGAGGAGGGCAAGGCGAAGGTCGCTTCAATAGACGAGATAGTCTACCGCGTTATCCGGAAGCTCCACCCCAAGACCTTGGAGGGTAAGCGCGTCCTCGTGACTGCGGGTGCAACGAGGGAGTACATAGACCCGATCCGCTACATAACCAACTCGAGCAGCGGGAAGATGGGCGTTGCCATCGCCGAAGAGGCAGACTTCAGGGGGGCCGAGGTAACGCTCATCAAGACGAAGGGAAGCGTTCCCAGCTTCGTGGAGAACCAGATTGAGGTTGAGACCGTCGAGGAGATGCTCCATGCTATAGAGGACGAGTTGAAGAGCAAGAAGTACGACATCGTTGTCCTAGCCGCGGCGGTGAGCGACTTCCGTGTCAAGAACAAGGCGGACAAGAAAATCAAGAGCGGAAAAGAACTAACCCTTGAGCTCGAACCCACGCCGAAGATAATAGACCGCGTCAAGGAACTCCAGCCAGATGTCTTCCTCGTTGGGTTCAAGGCGGAGACGGGCCTCAGCGAGGACGAGCTCATAGGGGCCGCGAGGAAGCAGATGGAGAGGGCGGGAAGCGACCTGGTGGTGGCCAACACGCTAAAGGCCTTCGGAAGCGACGAGAACGAGGTCGTACTCGTGGGTAGGGACTTTACGAAGAAACTGCCCAAGATGAACAAGCGCGAGCTCGCCGAGAGGCTCTGGGAAGAAATCGAGAAGCTTCTTTAGCATTTCTGTTTTTGCAATCTCTCTTTGCTCAACGTTATTCCCAACCTTTTGTTTCAAACCAAAAGGTTCATAATTGCATTGCGTCTACTTTTCCCGGTGGTTCGCCATGAAAAAGATAGGCCTCATAGGTGGAACGACGCCGGAATCAACCTGTTACTACTACCGGAACTACATCAGGCTGAGCAGAGAAAAGTTCGGGCCGTTTACGTTTCCGGAGCTGATAATCTACTCGATAAACTTTGATGAGTTCAAAAACAACCCGCGTGGCTGGGAGGGGCGGAAAGAGATACTGATCAAGGCCGCGAAGGCCCTTGAGAAGGCTGGAGCTGAGATAATAGCCTTGACCGCTAACACCCCCCACATCGTCTTCCCGGAGGTTCAGAAAGCCGTCAATGTGCCAATGGTGAGCATAATCGACGCCCTCATAGAGGAGATGAAAAGGAGGGGCGTCAAGAAGGTTCTCCTCCTCGGGACGAAGACGACGATGACGGCGGACTTCTACAAGAACGCCCTCCGCGAGGCGGGCTTTGAGGTAATAACCCCCAACGAAGAAGAGATTGACGAAATAGACAGGATAATCTTCGAGGAGCTGGCCTTTGAGAACCTCAAGAGCAAATCATATCTAATCAATCTTGTTAAGAGGTACGCACAAGAAAAGGGCGTTGAGGGGGTCATCCTCGGCTGCACCGAGCTCCCGCTGGCCATAAAGCAGGGCGACGTGCCGGTCGAGGTCTTTGACACGGCTGAAATCCACATGAGGGAGCTCATCGAGCTCGCGGCCGAGTGATTTCATTCTTTTTCCACACTGCAAACCCTTCGACCACAAGGACGTCCAACCCGGCGTTTCTGAACGTCTTCAGCGCGTCCTCCGGCGAGCATACTATCGGCTCGCCGTGCATGTTGAAGCTCGTGTTCAGGATTGCTCCAAGGCCAGTCTTTCTCTCGAAGGCCTTGATGACTTCGTAGTAGCTTGGGTTTATCTCCTTCCTTACCGCCTGTGGCCTCGTCGTGCCGTCAACGTGCACAACCGCAGGAGCAAGCTCCCTGAAGACATCGCTGGCAGTGTAGCTCATCGTCATGAACTCGTTCGGCTTCCCCCCGAGGTCTTCGAGGTACTCCTCAGCCCTCTCCCAGAGCATTGACGGTGCAAAGGGCTGGAAGACGTCCCTCTTGAGCGCTAAATTGAGCCTCTCCTTGACGCCCTCGTCAGAGGGGTCTGCGAGGATTGAGCGGTTGCCTAAAGCCCTCGGCCCGAACTCCATCGCCTCCTGGAAGAAGCCTACGAGCTTCCCTTCGGCAAGGGCGTCAGCGACGAACTTCTCATCTACCTCCTCGAATTCAAGGCCTTCTTTTCTCAGGAAGTCCTCGACATAGGCCTCATCGTAGGAGGGACCTATATAGACGTGCTCAAGCTTGAATGGCTTCCATCCGCCGTCGAGCCTCTCAAGCTGGGCTTTCACAAATGCCGCCGCACCGAAGGCCAGCCCCCCGTCGTCCATAGCCGGAAAGACCCAGAGGTTGTCGTCCCCAACGATGTTCCTCAGTACGGCGTTGGCCTTGACGTTCTGGGCAACACCGCCGGCGTAGGTCAGGGGAAAACCTTTCGATTTGAGCTTCATGCCCAGCTCCTCGATGAGCTTCTCAAGGTGCGCCTGGGAGCTCGCGGCTATCTCGATGGCCTTCCTCTGGAGCTCGCCGTCAAGCTTTCCGCGCTTCATCTGGTTCGCAATCTCCTTTGCCTGGGAGAATGGATAGCCAAAGAAATCCGCCAGTTTTCTTGTCGCTTCAACGCCGATGACCTTCAGGTGGTTTTCAAAGCTCAGCCCGTTGAGCTCTATTATCGCGCTCAGGTCGTAGGTGGGTCTTCCATATGCCGCTAAGCTCATGACCTTGCCCTCGTGGCGCATCGGCCTGAAGCCCAAAAGCTCTGTCACAGAGGCGTAAAAGTCGCCGAGGGAGTCAATGTAGGTGCTCTGGGCTATCCGTATCATCTCCCCGTCCCTTGCAACGTAGATTGACGAACTCAGGCCGTCCCCTGCTGCGTCTATGCTCAGGGCCAGGGCCTCGCGCCAGCCGGAGGTATAGTAGGCGCCAGCGGAGTGGGCGAGGTGGTGCTCCACGAAAAGCACCTTCCTCTTGAATTCCGGCCCAAAGATCCCCTTCAGCCCCGCCTCAAGCTCCAGAAGCCGTGACTGCTTCCTGAAAATCCCCGCGACAGCTATCACATCAACGTCCTCGGGGCTGGCACCGGCCATGTTGAGAACCGCCTTGATGCTGAGCTCGGGGAAGCCCCTGTACTTCTTAACCCTGTTGAGGCGCTCCTCGTTGACCGCGAAAATCCTTTCGCCGTCTATCAGCACCGCTCCCGCGTCGTGGCCGTCGTGGACTCCGAGTATCATGGTGGCGTGTTTGACGTTCATTTTTTAAACGTTGGGGCGAAGGGAAGAGTTTAAAAACAACCCAATGGACACATTTAGCGGAGGTGAAGACTATGAAAAAGGTCGCAGCATTCTTTGCCGTCCTGATGGTGATGCTGGTCCCGCTCTCCGGGGCGGTGGCCGCGGAGGACGTCCAAGAACAAAAGAACAGCATGAACAGTGTGATATGGCAGGCCAAGCTCTGGTACTACCTCTATATCGGAAGCGAGTCAAAGCTCCAGGAACTCCACGAGAAGAGCGTCAGCGCGGGCGTTGACGATGCCGTTATTCAGAAGGCCATGGAGCTCTACGAGAACGCCAGCGCCGAATACGAGACCGCCATGTCCTACGGTAACCCCCTCCAGTCCAAGACCATGGCCTGGCTCCCGTTCATCGTTCACATGAGGCAGGCCGTCATAACCCTCCGGGACGCCGTCTCCCTGCTTGAAAACGCCCTCACCGAAGCTCAGAGCGCCTGAGCTCTATCTTTTCTCTTTTCATAGTGCAAAGCGGAAAGAAAAGGAAGAAGTTTGCTCAGTAAGTCCTGGCAAAGCGTGCTATGAACTTGGCCTCCCTACCGCAGACCGGGCACTTCTTGCCTTCGATGCCTTCCCTGGCTTTCTCCTCAGGGTAGGGCGTTCCGAGCATCTTGGCGTCGAGTTCCTCCTCCATTTTAAGCCCGCACTCCTCGTCACCGCACCAGGGAATCTCGACTATACCGCGCCTGTCCTCGAAGACTGCCTTGGCTTCCTCAATCGTGTCAACGCGCTTGATGTGGCTCTCAAGGAACCCCTTGGCGCGGTTGTAAAGGTTCTCGTGAATCGCGTCGAGGGTCTTCTTCACCTCCTCGACTATAGCGTCGCGCTCGACGGGAATCTTTTCAAAGGTGTCACGCCTGGCAAGGACTGCCTTTCTGCCCTCGACGTCCCTCGGGCCGACCTCTATTCTCAGGGGAACGCCCTTCAGCTCCCAGTCGTAGTACTTCCTGCCCGGCCTTATGTCGCGCTCGTCAACGTGGACACGGAAGCCAGCCTTCCTCAGCTCCTCCGCTATCTCCCTCGCGTAGGCGAAGACGTCAACGCTCGCATCTTTCTTCGGAATGGGTACGATAACGACCTGAATCGGAGCTATCGTCGGCGGGAGAACCATTCCGCTGTCGTCGCCGTGAACCGCTATAACTGCCGCGAGAAGCCTTTCGCTCATTCCGAAGGTCGTCTGGTGCACAAATTCGTGGTCGCCCGTCTCGGTCTCGTACTGGATGTTGTAGGCTTTGGCGAAGTTCTGCTTGTAGTTGTGCATCGTGCCAATCTGGAGCGTCCTCCCGTCGGGCATCATTATTTCCGCTCCCAGTGAGTAGAAAGCTCCGGGGAACTTGTCCCAATCGGGCCTCTTTGAGATGATGTAGGGCAAAGCAAGGAACTTCGCGAGGCGGTCGAATATCTCGAGGTCCTCCTTTATCTGCCTCTCGGCGTCCTCGAAGTCAACGTGAGCTGTATGCGCCTCGAAGAACCTGCTGATTTCCCTAACGCGGATGAGGGGCCTCGTGTGCTTGGTCTCGTAGCGGTAGACGTTGACTATCTGGTAGACCTTGAAGGGCAAATCCGCGTGGGAGCGAATCCAGAGGGAGAACATCGAGTACATCGCGGTTTCGCTCGTCGGGCGGAGGATGAGCCTCACGTCGAGCGGGTCGAGGCCCGCATGAGTTACCCAGTAGACCTCGTCCTCAAAGCCCTTTATGTGTTCGGCCTCCTTCTGGAACTCGGTTTCAGGGATGAGCGCTGGAAACAGAACCTCCTCATGGCCGGTTCTGTTCATCTCGGCCCTTATGAAGGCCTCGATGTTGCGCATGATTTTCAGCCCGTACGGAAGCCAGACGTTCATTCCCTTGACGGGGTAGCGCTTGTCAATAATTCCGGCGGTCTCAAGGAGCTCGTTGTACCACTCGCTGAACTCGTTGCTCCACCTCTCACGCTTTACCTTCCCCATCTGCACCACCTAAAGGGAGAACTGGAAGGAGTTTTTAAGCTTTCTCAGGTGAGATTTGCCACTTCATCAGGAGAAACCTTATTAGGTTCGTTTCGATATGGGTCTTAAGGTGATAGCATGAGGCCGAAGGTGGCCGTTCTCTTTAAGATGAAGAGCAAACCCCTTGAGGAACTCAAGAAATGGGCGGACGTTGATGTGATTCTGTACCCAAGCGTTGAGGAGCTTAAAGAGGTCATCGGCAAATACGATGGGGTGATTATTTCCCCGACAAATCCCCTCCCGAAGGAAGTCCTTGAGAGGGCCGAGAGGCTCAAGGTCATAAGCTGTCATTCAGCAGGCTACGACCACGTTGATATTGAGACCGCAACCAAGAAAGGAATCTACGTTACCAAGGTCTCTGGAGTCCTCAGCGAGGCCGTTGCCGAGTTCGCCGTTGGCCTGACCATAGACCTCCTCAGAAAGATTCCCTACGCGGACAGGTTCCTAAGGGCAGGAAAGTGGGAGTCACACAACACCGTCTGGAGCGGTTTCAAGGGGATTGAGACGGTCTACGGCAAGAAAGTCGGAATCCTCGGAATGGGCGCGATAGGAAAGGCCATAGCGCGGAGAATGAAGGCTATGGGCACGGAGATACTCTACTGGTCGCGCTCGCGGAAGCCAGACATTGGGAATGAAGTGGGTGCGAAGTACCTCCCGCTCGACGAGGTTCTGAAGGAGAGCGACATCGTTATTTTAGCCCTCCCTGCGACCAAGGAGACGTACCACATCATCAACGAGGAGAGGCTGAAGCTCCTTGAGGGGAAGTACCTGGTGAACATCGGGCGCGGAACGCTGGTGGACGAGAAAGCCCTCACAAAGGCCATCGAGGAAAGAAGGCTGAAGGGCTACGCGACCGATGTCTTCGAAAACGAGCCTGTTCAGGAGCACGAGCTCTTCAAGTACGAGTGGGAGACTGTTTTAACCCCCCACTACGCGGGCCTCTCGAAGGAGGCGATGGAGGACATGGGCTTCCAGGCGGTTAGGAACCTGCTCGCCGTCCTCCGCGGCGAGGTTCCGGAGGCTCTGGTGAACCGCGAGGTTCTCAAAGTCCGCTCACCTAAGGAGGTAAAGATGCTCTGAGGTGGTGGAGATGGAATGGAAGGAAAAGCTTAAGGCCCTTCTCGAACCGTACGGCGAAATTACTGAAACCGAGAAGGGGTTAATCTTTGAGTTCGGCGACGACGAAGGGGACTTTTCGGACAGACTTGCCTTCATCATTGAGAAACCTGAGGAGTGGCCGCTGGTAGAAGTTGCTGTAAAGGCGATAGCGGATTTAACGGACCACGACGTCCCGGGCAGGAACCTCTTCGCCTTCGGATTTACCCCGGACTTCAAGGGAACCGTTCTTAGACTCGGTCTTTTTGACGGAAAGCCCGGGGCGGGCCCCGTGATTGGGGACGTCCCTGAGAAGGCTGTCAAAATAGCGGAGCGCAACGACATTGAATACCAGCGCGGAAGCGGTGACGGAATCGGCCTTCCGGGGAACTTCACCGAGAAAGACTTCGAGGCTTTGATAAAGCTCGTGGAGGCGATAGCCTTCGAGTGGTAACCTTGTAAATACCCGGAACCAATGCAGAAATGATAGGGAATGGAAACAGGGTTGCGAAAAAACAATATTAGATTATTAGATTAGTGTTTAAACTTTCCGCTAGCGCTTCGTGGGAAGCGAAGCTTCCCGACGTGTTGGGGCTTTGTCCCAACATGCGGAGCAAAGGGCTCTGAAGGTGATTCCATGCTGAAATATCTTGGCTACTTCGCGGTTGGAATCTTCATCGGCATCCTCGCGGCCATGTTTGGCCTCGGGGGTGGGTTCCTCGTAGTGCCAACGCTCAACCTGCTCGGCGTTGAGATACACCACGCAGTCGGAACGTCGAGCGCGGCGGTGGTCTTCACATCGCTCAGCTCTGCAGTAGCGTACGCAAGGCAGGGAAGGATACACTACAAGGCCGGTCTCCTGCTGGCCTCAACCGCAGTAGTCGGTGCCTACATCGGCGCGTGGATGACGGGTTTCATAAGCTCTTCCCAGCTGAAGGTCATCTTCGGTCTCGCGCTGGTCGTCGTTGCAATAAGGATATACCGCAAGAAGACCGCGGAGCCAACCGAGGTAAGGCTTGAGGACGTTGAGATTAACTACAAGCTGGTACCCGTCGGTGGTTTCTTCGCAGGGATAGCGAGCGGCCTCCTCGGCGTCGGGGGTGGAATAATCAACGTGCCCTTCCTGACATACCTCGGCCTGCCGATACACCACGCAGTTGCCACCTCAAGCTTCGCGATAGTCTTTACGGCAACGGCTGGAGCGCTCAAGCACTACATGATGGGCAACGTTGAAGTTCAGTGGCTCGTCCTCCTCGTGCCGGGTCTCATCGTCGGCGCCCAGCTCGGCGCGAGGATCGCGAAGAGAACGAAGGCCAGCGACCTCAAGAAGGCCTTTGCGGTCGTTATGGCCCTGCTCGCGCTGAGAATGGTCCTAAAGGGGCTCGGATTTGGGGTCCCGTGAAGCTTTTAAACGGCCCTTTCCACCCTTTTTTATGCTCCAGTACCTCCTCGACCTCATCATCGGCCTCGGCATCGGGTTCATAGCCGGCCTCCTCGGCGTCGGCGGAGGATTCCTGATAGTGCCGACTCTCGTCCTCTTAGGTGAGCCCATACACCTGGCCATAGGGACGAGCCTGGCCTGCATCGTCCTCAGCTCGCTTTCCGCTTCAATAACCCATATTAGAAGAGGCGCCGTCCTCTACCGCGTCGTCCTTCTCAAAGAAATCTTTTCGGTACCCTTTGCAGTTCTCGGCGCGTACTTGTCGTCACTAATTGCGGGGGAGAAGCTCAAGCTGATTTTTGCGCTTCTCCTGCTGTATTTGGCCTACAAAATGGCCAGAAGAGAGGGGGGCATTGAGGAGAACGGTGGCGAAATCCACAACTCCCGCGTTCCAATTGTTGGAATCCTCTCCGGCCTCGTGAGCGGACTTCTGGGGATAAGCGGGGGGGTTCTCAACGTTCCGCTCTTCCATACGTTCGTGGGCATGCCAATGAGATACGCCGTCGGGACATCGAGCTTTGCCCTGTTTTTCACCGCCCTGGCGGGGGCAATTGAGCACTACCAGCTCGGACAGGTGGACGTCCACACGGCGGTTCTGCTCGCCCCGGGCCTCATAATCGGCGGGAGGCTCGGCGCTCTGACGGCCCACAGCGTCCACCCTGAGACCCTGCGGAGGGCCTTCGCAGGTGTTCTAATTCTGGTCGCTCTCAAGATGCTCCTGTGAAGGTTTATTAACCGCCGTGCAAAGTTTGGTCGGTGAAAGCGGTGAGGGAGCTAATTGAGAAAGTTCGTGAGAAGTTTGGTTTTGAAGTCAAGGACATGGCCGACGCCTGGAGGCTCGTTGAGTGGCTTGAGGAGAGGGGTTGGGTCGTCTACATCATAACTGCCAAAGGAAGAAAGCAGGTCGATGCGTGGCACCCAAACTATGGGACGCTTTTTGCCCAGTTCGGCGAGAGTCCGAACTTTGAAAGCATATTGGAGGGCATATTGACTGTATCTCTGCTTGCAAAGGAGCTTGAGGAAAAAGGAACGCTCTGAAACGTTCGTTTCACCGGAGTCCTCAAATATAACAACGCCCCAGTGTTCATCGGTGATGGCGATGGTGGGAACAAGGGGCCTGGCAATGGCCCTTGTGATACTGCTGGTTAGTAGCGCACTGCCCCTCAGCCTTGCGGAGGGCAGCGACGCGGGGGCAAACGGCACCGCTCCAGAGCCCTACGGAGACCTGGCCCTCGACAACAGCACCAGAGAGATGGTGATAGCGGGCCAGCTGATTGAGCAACTCCAGAAGCTCAGCAAGCTCGCGGAGAACAAGATAGAGCCCATAAAGGATAAACTTCCTGAGAACTCAACGATACTGACCCACTACAAGCTTGCAGAGGAGTATAAAGAGAGAGCAGTTAGTGAGTACGAGGCCAGCGACTGCTACAACTCCATCCGCGATAGCCTAACGGCCATGCACCACTACAAAGTTGCTCTTTCGGGCCTCAAGGAAGCAAAGGGCAGGGGTCAAGACGAGTGGGCGCACATAAGGCTGGAAATCGAGCGCATGGCGGAGTACTTCAGGTTCGTCGAGAAGACAATAAGGCTGGCGGAGAACCAGGGAATAGACGTGGGCAACCTCAAGGAGCTCTACAACGAGACTAGAGATGCGTACAAAGCAGTGCTGGACGACCTCAAGGCCAGGGACTACGAGAAGGCAAAAGAGGACTACGAAACCGCCCGGGAAAAGAAGGCCCTCCTCGATGGGGAGCTGAAGAAGGTCCGCGAGGAGCTCGCCTATGCAAACGCTGATAAAATCGTCAAGGACTTCCTGGCCAAGGGCGGGGAGGAAATTGAGATAGCCCAGAACGCCATCGAGAAGGGGATTGAGAACGGCTACAACGTGACAAGACTTCAGGAAAGCCTCAACGCGTTCTTGGACGTCTACAACGAAGCCAAAAGCTTGGCAGAGGAAGGCAAATGGGAAGAGGCCTTGAAGGCCATACCGGACAACAGGGAGACGATAGCCCAGTTCCACAGGGCCGTCGAGTTCGTTCTCAGGAAGGCCCGCGAGGGGGAGCTCGAAGAAAAGCTGAAGGACGTCCGTGCCTTCATCAGGGAAATGAGCGACAGGGTTCAGAAGGACTGGAAAGCGCTCCGCGAGCTTAAGGGCAGGGGCATAAACACCCAGAGGGCCGAGGCCCAGCTGAGGGCGGCCGTCCAGGAGCTCAGAACCGGCCTCCACCTCCTCAAGACGGAGAAACCGCTTGGGGCCAAGCCCCACTTTGCGAAGGCATTGGACATGCTCCGCAGGGTCGAAGAGTTTATCTCCGCCCACTCCTGACCTTTCCTTTTTCGTTGGGAGGGATGGCCAAGATGAAATCCAGGGCCCTGCCCATCATAATGATCGCGTTGCTTCTCCTGCCCCAGGTTAGTGCCTATACCATCTCGTCGCTCGTTCTGGCCGTCTACCCCGACGGTTATGTTAAGACCGAATACGAAATACTGCCTGAGGATTACTCCTCCCAGATTGAGCTCCCCCTCATCGGTGGGCATTACGAGAACGTTATTGTTGAAGACGAGAACGGAAACCCCCTTGACTTCAGGCTCGAAAACGGAACTCTTTTCATCTATCCCGGGGACGCTGAGATCGTTACGGTGTCCTATTACACCCCCGACATCACCTCCAAGGAGGGGATAGTCTGGACGGTCAACGTTTCTTCCGGGGTTCCCTTTGAGGTCGTCCTCCCTGAAGGCACCGTTGTCGTCGATTTAAGCGATGTGCCCCTAGAGATAAACGGGACTTCAATAACAATGCCCCCCGGAAACCAGAG encodes the following:
- a CDS encoding 2-hydroxyacid dehydrogenase, with protein sequence MRPKVAVLFKMKSKPLEELKKWADVDVILYPSVEELKEVIGKYDGVIISPTNPLPKEVLERAERLKVISCHSAGYDHVDIETATKKGIYVTKVSGVLSEAVAEFAVGLTIDLLRKIPYADRFLRAGKWESHNTVWSGFKGIETVYGKKVGILGMGAIGKAIARRMKAMGTEILYWSRSRKPDIGNEVGAKYLPLDEVLKESDIVILALPATKETYHIINEERLKLLEGKYLVNIGRGTLVDEKALTKAIEERRLKGYATDVFENEPVQEHELFKYEWETVLTPHYAGLSKEAMEDMGFQAVRNLLAVLRGEVPEALVNREVLKVRSPKEVKML
- the proS gene encoding proline--tRNA ligase translates to MGKVKRERWSNEFSEWYNELLETAGIIDKRYPVKGMNVWLPYGLKIMRNIEAFIRAEMNRTGHEEVLFPALIPETEFQKEAEHIKGFEDEVYWVTHAGLDPLDVRLILRPTSETAMYSMFSLWIRSHADLPFKVYQIVNVYRYETKHTRPLIRVREISRFFEAHTAHVDFEDAERQIKEDLEIFDRLAKFLALPYIISKRPDWDKFPGAFYSLGAEIMMPDGRTLQIGTMHNYKQNFAKAYNIQYETETGDHEFVHQTTFGMSERLLAAVIAVHGDDSGMVLPPTIAPIQVVIVPIPKKDASVDVFAYAREIAEELRKAGFRVHVDERDIRPGRKYYDWELKGVPLRIEVGPRDVEGRKAVLARRDTFEKIPVERDAIVEEVKKTLDAIHENLYNRAKGFLESHIKRVDTIEEAKAVFEDRRGIVEIPWCGDEECGLKMEEELDAKMLGTPYPEEKAREGIEGKKCPVCGREAKFIARFARTY
- a CDS encoding sulfite exporter TauE/SafE family protein; this translates as MLQYLLDLIIGLGIGFIAGLLGVGGGFLIVPTLVLLGEPIHLAIGTSLACIVLSSLSASITHIRRGAVLYRVVLLKEIFSVPFAVLGAYLSSLIAGEKLKLIFALLLLYLAYKMARREGGIEENGGEIHNSRVPIVGILSGLVSGLLGISGGVLNVPLFHTFVGMPMRYAVGTSSFALFFTALAGAIEHYQLGQVDVHTAVLLAPGLIIGGRLGALTAHSVHPETLRRAFAGVLILVALKMLL
- a CDS encoding helix-turn-helix transcriptional regulator → MAKMKSRALPIIMIALLLLPQVSAYTISSLVLAVYPDGYVKTEYEILPEDYSSQIELPLIGGHYENVIVEDENGNPLDFRLENGTLFIYPGDAEIVTVSYYTPDITSKEGIVWTVNVSSGVPFEVVLPEGTVVVDLSDVPLEINGTSITMPPGNQSISYVLGESRSYEGTTDEDTSGSGIPVKALLATVAVLAGGAVAGYWFKIRGRKIDVEALLESDELRDEEKQAIRYLLEHGGRASQAEIRDALGLPKTTAWRMFRRLEEKGFIKIIRGRKENWVELRR
- a CDS encoding sulfite exporter TauE/SafE family protein, producing the protein MLKYLGYFAVGIFIGILAAMFGLGGGFLVVPTLNLLGVEIHHAVGTSSAAVVFTSLSSAVAYARQGRIHYKAGLLLASTAVVGAYIGAWMTGFISSSQLKVIFGLALVVVAIRIYRKKTAEPTEVRLEDVEINYKLVPVGGFFAGIASGLLGVGGGIINVPFLTYLGLPIHHAVATSSFAIVFTATAGALKHYMMGNVEVQWLVLLVPGLIVGAQLGARIAKRTKASDLKKAFAVVMALLALRMVLKGLGFGVP